In Nonomuraea sp. NBC_00507, the following are encoded in one genomic region:
- a CDS encoding helicase-related protein, which translates to MSCTLLDRPLGREKTRTLLGLTVWEIELAVDVGLLTKTGSQFALEPIIEALADPASFRERLAAERRLNATEAAESLGITPGRFTRLASAHGLTSVAEKEIHKYGKRITVRYWRAEDVESLRGAADAASERLAAQRRRRAARARDAAARARVRIVIRQEPPEKAFLHLGPTNSGKTHEAIELLAEHGSGVYVAPLRMLATEVYERLRAKLGRVGLITGEEVIDPDAPVLCCTAEAAPVEAEFAVIDEAHWLADPDRGPAWTKLLYSGAYRIIHVVAAPEVEPLLRHLLGEVAVVRHTRSAPLLSGGPWTAATLPAGSAVVAFGRKTVLALHGELTEAGRSATVLYGALPPHARRAQIARLAGGSVEVIVTTDVVGHGVNLPLNAVAFAETSKFDGHRRRSLLLWEAAQIAGRAGRRGLTDQGWAGLYRSELPGLAADSALIGRAVKAANGAIGTGLAVPHALLAPSWAELGDPTPAELPHALAGWVALARTPPLRPVPVDRLIERWKIIRSIVTSRWGGRGREVWRLMRLPVETDSPAFVPIVRAVLCGVPLEALGRGCEDLEAAERQARIARDLRTAVRVLGPLGGITAADAAAAEREAAERINVLLSGKRPLSNFGRCWSCGNLCAPWFDHCDPCFGNYSNSS; encoded by the coding sequence GTGTCATGCACCCTCCTTGATCGGCCACTTGGCCGGGAGAAGACCCGCACACTGCTTGGACTGACCGTCTGGGAGATCGAACTCGCCGTCGACGTCGGCCTGTTGACCAAAACCGGCAGCCAGTTCGCCCTCGAGCCGATCATCGAGGCGCTGGCTGATCCGGCCTCCTTCCGGGAGAGGCTCGCGGCTGAGCGCCGCCTCAACGCCACCGAGGCGGCTGAGTCGCTCGGCATCACGCCGGGCAGATTCACCAGACTGGCCTCCGCACACGGGCTGACGTCGGTCGCGGAGAAAGAGATCCACAAGTACGGCAAGCGAATCACCGTCCGCTATTGGCGGGCCGAGGACGTCGAGTCCCTGCGTGGAGCGGCCGATGCGGCCAGTGAGCGCCTCGCGGCCCAGCGGCGCCGAAGGGCGGCGCGGGCACGGGACGCGGCCGCCCGTGCCCGTGTCCGCATCGTCATCCGGCAGGAACCGCCAGAAAAGGCGTTCCTCCACCTCGGCCCGACCAACTCCGGCAAGACGCACGAGGCCATCGAGCTACTGGCCGAGCACGGCTCGGGTGTTTACGTCGCTCCTCTTCGAATGCTGGCAACAGAGGTCTATGAACGGCTCCGGGCGAAACTCGGCCGGGTCGGCCTGATCACTGGTGAAGAGGTGATCGATCCCGACGCGCCCGTGCTGTGCTGCACAGCTGAGGCCGCCCCTGTCGAAGCCGAATTCGCCGTTATCGACGAGGCCCACTGGCTGGCCGACCCAGACCGGGGCCCGGCCTGGACCAAATTGCTGTACTCGGGCGCTTACCGGATTATTCATGTCGTCGCCGCGCCGGAGGTAGAGCCGCTGTTGCGACACCTGCTCGGCGAGGTAGCAGTCGTACGGCACACGCGCTCCGCTCCGCTGCTGTCCGGCGGGCCGTGGACCGCGGCGACACTTCCGGCCGGCTCGGCCGTGGTCGCCTTCGGCCGCAAGACCGTGCTGGCCCTGCATGGTGAGCTCACCGAGGCGGGCCGGAGTGCCACGGTTCTTTACGGCGCGCTGCCTCCGCACGCGCGCCGCGCCCAGATCGCCCGGTTGGCCGGTGGATCGGTCGAAGTGATCGTCACCACGGACGTGGTCGGACACGGAGTGAATCTGCCGCTGAACGCGGTGGCATTCGCCGAGACGTCGAAATTCGACGGGCACCGCCGCAGATCGCTGCTGCTGTGGGAGGCGGCCCAGATCGCTGGCCGGGCGGGCCGCCGTGGCCTGACCGACCAAGGCTGGGCGGGCCTCTACCGCAGCGAGCTTCCCGGCCTGGCCGCCGACTCCGCGCTGATCGGCCGCGCGGTCAAGGCGGCCAACGGCGCCATCGGAACCGGTCTGGCCGTACCGCATGCTCTTCTGGCGCCCTCCTGGGCCGAACTCGGCGACCCCACCCCCGCAGAGCTTCCGCACGCGCTGGCGGGCTGGGTTGCGCTCGCTCGCACCCCACCGCTGCGCCCAGTGCCGGTCGACAGGTTGATCGAGCGCTGGAAGATCATCCGTTCAATCGTGACCTCCCGCTGGGGCGGCAGAGGGCGCGAGGTCTGGCGGCTCATGCGCCTGCCAGTCGAGACTGATTCACCGGCCTTCGTGCCGATCGTCCGCGCAGTCCTCTGCGGCGTCCCGCTCGAGGCTCTGGGCCGTGGCTGCGAGGACCTCGAAGCCGCTGAGCGACAGGCCCGCATCGCCCGCGATCTGCGCACTGCCGTCCGAGTCCTCGGTCCGCTCGGCGGCATCACCGCGGCCGACGCCGCAGCGGCCGAACGCGAAGCCGCTGAGCGCATCAACGTGCTGCTGTCGGGAAAACGGCCCCTGTCGAACTTCGGGCGCTGCTGGTCATGCGGCAATCTCTGCGCGCCATGGTTCGACCACTGCGATCCCTGCTTTGGGAACTACTCCAACTCTTCGTAA
- a CDS encoding histidine kinase translates to MVEHERLRFADRHDVLGHRLSVMTLKSQLADRLIAAVPDRTRREIEQVEALSRQALDDVRDTMAGYRALSPPEERPLAGLPAQGGSRLSRSSPRPARGHRQGRHSDGSDEDAARGLRPSSCSPDRA, encoded by the coding sequence GTGGTGGAGCACGAGCGGCTGCGTTTCGCCGACCGGCACGACGTCCTTGGCCACCGGCTGTCGGTCATGACGTTGAAGAGCCAGCTCGCCGACCGCCTCATCGCCGCGGTCCCCGACCGGACACGCCGCGAGATCGAGCAGGTGGAGGCGTTGTCCAGGCAGGCGCTCGACGACGTGCGGGATACGATGGCCGGTTATCGCGCGCTGTCGCCGCCGGAAGAGCGGCCCCTGGCGGGGCTACCTGCTCAGGGCGGGTCAAGGCTCAGCCGTAGTAGCCCTCGACCGGCACGCGGGCATCGACAGGGCAGGCACTCGGACGGGAGCGACGAAGACGCCGCCAGGGGCTTGAGGCCGTCGAGTTGCTCGCCGGACAGGGCGTAG